From one Coffea eugenioides isolate CCC68of chromosome 11, Ceug_1.0, whole genome shotgun sequence genomic stretch:
- the LOC113751091 gene encoding chaperonin 60 subunit beta 4, chloroplastic-like, whose protein sequence is MGCSLYPLPSTYFHKPSMPTICRRRLRSMLNTRAMAKELYFNHDGSAMKKLQAGVDLVAELVGVTLGPKGRNVVLQNKYGPPKIVNDGETVLKEIELEDPLENVGVKLVRQAGAKTNELAGDGCTTSIVLAQGLIAEGMKVIAAGMNPIQLSRGIEKTTKALVSELKLMSREVEDHELVDVAAVSAGNDYAVGNMISNALQKVGRKGVVRIEKGNHGENSLRIVEGMEFDRGYLSPYFVTNRREMIAELHNCKLLLVDKKITNAKEMFKILDNAVKEKYPIVIVAEGIEQEALAPVIRNKLKGTLKAVAIRAPAFGERKSHYLDDIAILTGGTVIRDDMGLTLENAHKGLLGSASKVVITKNSTLIVTDGRNQEAVQKRVSQIQRLVENTEEKFQKKLLNERIARLSGGIAILQVGAQTQVEMKDKQLRMEDALNATKAAIEEGVVVGGACCLLRLSLKVEDIKNHLDNEEQRIGADILRKALAYPARQIAKNAGLNGNAVIEKVLSVDNAAYGYNAARDKYEDLVAARILDPSKVVRCCLEHAASVANTFLTSNAVVIDIKEPVPNNLMRKPLRTSGIGPIGASSLV, encoded by the exons ATGGGATGTTCTCTTTATCCATTGCCATCTACATATTTCCATAAACCATCCATGCCCACCATTTGTAGAAGACGTTTAAGGTCCATGCTAAACACAAGAGCAATGGCTAAAGAACTCTATTTCAACCATGATGGTTCAGCAATGAAGAAGCTTCAG GCAGGTGTTGACTTGGTGGCAGAGTTGGTTGGAGTAACTTTGGGACCAAAAGGAAGAAACGTAGTGTTGCAGAATAAATATGGACCTCCCAAGATTGTTAATGACGGTGAAACTGTTCTTAAAGAG ATAGAATTGGAGGACCCTTTGGAGAATGTGGGAGTAAAATTAGTAAGACAAGCTGGTGCAAAGACAAATGAGCTTGCCGGTGACGGTTGCACTACATCTATAGTACTTGCACAAGGTCTTATTGCTGAGGGCATGAAG GTTATTGCGGCCGGGATGAACCCTATTCAGCTCTCACGTGGGATTGAGAAAACTACCAAAGCCCTTGTTTCAGAACTGAAATTGATGTCCAGAGAA GTTGAGGATCACGAGCTCGTGGATGTCGCTGCTGTTAGTGCAGGGAATGATTATGCAGTGGGAAACATGATTTCTAATGCCCTTCAGAAAGTAGGAAGAAAGGGAGTAGTCAGAATTGAGAAAGGGAACCATGGTGAAAATAGCCTGCGCATTGTAGAGGGGATGGAATTTGATCGAGGATATTTGTCTCCTTATTTTGTTACCAATCGAAGAGAGATGATAGCAGAACTTCACAATTGCAAG TTGCTTTTGGTTGACAAAAAAATCACAAACGCAAAGGAGATGTTTAAAATATTGGATAATGCAGTTAAGGAGAAGTATCCGATTGTCATAGTTGCAGAGGGCATTGAGCAGGAAGCTTTGGCTCCAGTAATTAGGAACAAGCTCAAAGGTACACTGAAGGCAGTTGCTATTAGAGCTCCTGCATTTGGTGAGCGCAAGAGCCATTACCTAGATGATATTGCCATCTTGACAGGAG GGACTGTGATCAGAGATGACATGGGTTTGACTCTTGAGAATGCTCACAAGGGATTGCTTGGAAGTGCATCTAAGGTGGTGATAACGAAAAACTCTACGTTAATAGTTACTGATGGAAGAAATCAAGAGGCCGTTCAGAAAAGGGTTTCCCAGATACAAAGGCTTGTGGAG AATACAGAAGAAAAGTTCCAAAAGAAATTGTTGAATGAAAGAATAGCAAGGTTATCAGGGGGCATTGCTATTCTTCAG GTGGGAGCACAAACTCAAGTTGAGATGAAGGACAAACAACTGAGAATGGAAGATGCTTTAAATGCAACCAAG GCAGCCATTGAGGAAGGTGTAGTGGTTGGCGGGGCCTGCTGCCTTCTTAGGCTCTCTTTGAAGGTGGAAGATATCAAGAACCACTTAGATAATGAAGAACAAAGG ATAGGAGCTGACATTCTTAGAAAGGCATTGGCCTATCCAGCAAGACAGATAGCAAAGAATGCTGGTCTAAATGGAAATGCTGTTATAGAGAAG GTTCTGTCAGTAGACAATGCAGCGTATGGTTATAATGCTGCCAGAGACAAATACGAGGATTTGGTGGCTGCTAGGATTTTGGATCCTTCAAAG GTTGTTAGATGTTGCCTGGAACATGCAGCATCCGTAGCCAATACTTTCCTGACATCGAATGCTGTTGTAATTGATATTAAGGAGCCAGTGCCCAATAACTTAATGAGAAAACCATTGCGAACCTCAG GTATTGGACCAATCGGTGCTAGCTCATTGGTGTga